The sequence CTATGGTGCGGGTATGGACGCGCTTTATAACTTCTATGAAAGCAAAGATGGCACACACACCAGCGGTATTTTTGCTAGGTGATGCTCACAGGCTCTTCACGGCTAGCTAAGGGTGCGAGCCTATACCATTCTGCGATGGAAGATATAAACACCCTACATGGCAGTGCTGCCATGCACACCTCTTATTTCTAAATCCCCTTGAACATTGGCTTTAGAACCAATGTGAGCAAGCACAATGGGTTTGAAATCGGGCTTAGAATTCCTTTGGCTGTGAATTACTATTACAAGGGCACCTATGATGGTGTAACAGAGAGTGTTGCTTATAAACGCAATGTTTC is a genomic window of Helicobacter sp. NHP19-012 containing:
- a CDS encoding outer membrane protein, whose amino-acid sequence is MSKHNGFEIGLRIPLAVNYYYKGTYDGVTESVAYKRNVSVYFNYVFNF